A window of Xenopus laevis strain J_2021 chromosome 1L, Xenopus_laevis_v10.1, whole genome shotgun sequence genomic DNA:
TGGAATAAATCACTTTGTTGCAGTAAATCTGCTTCTGGATTGCTCTCCTTATTATCTTTGATTTatgaatatatttgtagccttatagagtatttattttttagatggggtcagtgacccccgttggaaagagtcggaagtagaaggcaaataattctaaaactataaaaaagaaaaaaaatgaaggccagttgattagaattagccactctataataTACCAAGGGTTCACTTAAAGGCGACCCACCCCctgaaatattttcattataaatgaatGGGTCACTTAGgccaataattaacattttatttaaaaaggtcCTCGACCCTATttagttctatgacctgtataactgCACTGAGGCCTTATTACGTATTAATGCAACTCCATGACAGCCTTATAAACAAGAGATTATTATTCAAATAAACTGTAAAGTGTATATTATCCAGTATAGACGAGTCAGACAACTAGAATATAGCATAAATGCTTAGCATAAATGAAGAAGGCACCAGCAACAACCACATCGCTAACCCACATGACGCGGATATTACGTCACAAAATATGCACCATTAAAATGCTCGCACTGAGgcatcatgggagttgtagtcttttAGACACATATTTGCCACCTTGAAAATTTGTTCTCGCTCATTTTAGCCCTAGCGATATATGTCAAAATAAATCGATATATGCTCACAATAAGTTGACTGTTTATTGTTAAAAAAGAGCgacattaactgaaaaaaaatcactcGCCTGAGCTCAGGCACCAAGATAGACAGCTAAGTCAGGGTCCTGCGTGCAGCAGTGTCTCCCGGTGGGTTGTGGGATTCGCTCTTTCCGTAGTCGGCCTTGACGCAGTCAAGATGGGTGAGTGAGGCTCTGAGAAGTGGGGCCCAATATATGCATTTAATCGGGGGTTACGATGGTGGTAGCCGGACTGTGGGGCCCTGTAGTAGCACAAAAGCGCGGATTAGGGGCTAATAAGGCGTTAGTATCGTGGCTATAGAAGCACGAGGTGAGCTCCCTGCATGCGGCTCAGCGCCATGCTTATGGCTGCCTCCTCTTCTAGCCTTTGCTTTGCTGCGGTTCATTGAAAGGAAACAACTGAGACTTTATGGAAAGGCACAGCGACTCCAGGGCCATACTATGTCTCGGGGATGGGTGCGTTTAACTTGgaccctatataaataaatatatatatatgtccaccTTGTGATTCCCCCAGCTGTTTATTAACTGTAACTCTCTCCAACTATTCAGTAACTGCTGGTGGATCACAAACTACACCCCCTGACTTAAATTCATGACTCTCCACTCAGATTTGGGCCCCAGCCTTTCTTATTTCAATAGACCTTTaagtatatttaatttatgatctagagatttatttttgtacattacCAGACCTTGCCTGGCCCATGTACTGGAGGGAGGTCTCATTATTATGAGTAATCACATTAATGCCATTTAAGGCCTTTAGCTGCATTTATTTGGCCATAAACTGACATGAGCTGTAGTTCTGCTCCTGTTACTGATGATGAGGCCCAGCCTGACTTACATGAAATCTATGCAATATCCCTAATATCCCACCTGCTTATTCAATGGTGTATCAAGCAAAAACATTCTAGTCTCTTGCAGGGCATTAATATACACTGAATAACTGCAGTTGTATAATGTAAACAGTAGAAATGGCAACAAAAGTATAAAAGCCAATGGTTTTTTCCTGTATAGAAAACTATTGATTTCAGAAAGAATCTAGTGGCAGCAAGTGAACTTAGTTTATTGATTACAAAGGGAATGTAGATGTCTGGCTGAGCATTTGGAATAGGCATTTCTCTTACTAACTCAATGTAGTTTAGTTGGTTCTGACACCTGTTGCAACAGTAACTTTCTAGCGGTTATATATTTAGGTTAAAATCACCTTTTTGTGTATATTGGAAGCCTCCAGGGTGCTGGAATATTCTATTGAACTGTTAATATAAGTCACATTAATATATAGGTAGTTGTATATTTTGGTTTTAGGGCTTAATGTTGTGCATCTTGAGTCTAGTGTCTATAGGCTTATGTTCTTTTATGTGGCTTTTAGGCAAGTGCCGTGGTCTTCGTACAGCAAGAAAGCTCCGCAACCACCGCCGTGAGCAGAAATGGCACGATAAGCAGTACAAGAAGGCCAATCTGGGAACCGCTCTGAAGGCCAACCCATTTGGAGGTGCTTCTCATGCTAAAGGAATTGTCCTGGAAAAAGTGTAAGTGGGATATTGGTTATTTCAATGCACACCTGTATATGCTCTCAAAGGTTCTGATAATGGACATTGGACTGTTTCATGCCTAAATCATATTTTAGTGAGAGAAGCAGACCGTATGTTTTTAACTATATTTAGTATGAGACagtttatagcataaatatattcattatttgtttaCCCTTCTTCATTtaagaaatgtgtattttatctCCATAAGaaaatggttttatatttttgtgcCAACTTTTACCCTGTGAAGAGCTGCATTGGTTGGCCAGTAGGTCTCTTGGGATCATATagacaaagtatttttttgtgtctCAGAATGTTTATAGCACAGGTGTTAAACAGTGGCCAGGGGGGGCCCTGCTTATATAATCCTAGTAAATCAAGAGCTTTCTGTTGCAGCAGCTGACATGGTGCAGGGGGAAAAATGGTGGGAATCTCATTTAGAAGTACCATTCCCTTAGTGTTATCCCAATTTACGtggtaataaatgtaattttggcCCACAGGTAGATTTGTCGTCCACAGTAAAATGTGCTGTTGCGGGTGCCAAATCTGCGCactaatgtaattaaaggcattcaattttcccaggagcagtaaacccaTAGCAAGGaaagaagcatttactggtcttcTGTTTAGAAAGTAGATGTcgtactgctcctgagcaaacttagtgccttttatttagggatgcgCCTTATCAATTATTTTAGATACGGCCGAATCCtatgcgaaagatttggccaaatgctgactccacccataatttgcatatgcaaattatggatggaaaggggaaaactttttttacttccttgttttgtgacaaaaagtcacacaattttgcTCCccgtgcctaatttgcatacagccgggcagaaggatttggacgaatcctgctgaatccagaaccgaatcctgtatgTATTACATATATGGTATGCTAGTCGTTTGCACTAAATGCACAATGACCTGGGGTTTTGGGAACAATATGATTCCTTGCAATGTGTTGGAACTGTTTagtattttgattttaaaatcaTGTGTTCCCTGATGCTTTCAACTTAGGGGTTGACCTTTTCTAATGTTAAATAATTTGCGTATATTGCAGCAGttgtataattaaaaatacagatCTGTGACCCCATCCTATTCAGTGTTTATTGCACATGTGATTTGAGTGCAGACATAAGGGTCATCACTGCTTGTTATATTCACTATATGAGCAGCTTTGCACTTGACTGCACTCATTTAGCAAAGCATTATATACATTCAGGCAGGTAAATGACACAATAAGCAGTTCTGCTGAAATGTATTTGTGTTTGTGATGTGATTTCTATCTTGTCAATGTGTATACGAGATGTTCCATCACATTGTTTTTTCTTCTCTCCAGTGGTGTAGAGGCTAAGCAGCCCAACTCTGCTATCAGGAAGTGTGTCCGAGTGCAGCTGATCAAAAATGGCAAGAAAATCACCGCTTTCGTACCAAACGACGGTTGTCTGAATTTTATTGAGGTAAATGAGCACATCTTGTAGGGACTGTTGAGGAGACCTTTTCACACCCATGCATTATGGTTCCAGTAATCCATCTGACGTTGGCTAAACAATATTAGGACAGACGGAAAGTGTTAAAATCATGGCCTAAACCCTTGTATAGTGAGACTTGGGTATGTTTAAATGATAGACTTAAACAACTGGTCGCATCATGTGCTTTTCTCTATTGTACTTTTAAAGTGTTAGTTTACCTTCGTTTACATTTAGTATGTGTTAGAATGGTTACttgtaagtaacttttcaattggccttcatttttttctcattgaattatttgccttcagttgactttctagcttttaaacgggaggtcactgaccccatctaaaaaacgaatgttctgtaaggctacaaatatattgttgttgctacttttattactcatatttctattcaggcctctcataatcacattccagtctttcattcaaatcaatgcatggttgcttgggtaatttggaccctagcaaccagattgctgaaatgaactagagagctgctgaataaaaagcgaactaaaagaaaaaaacaaatataaagtaaaaatgaaaaccaattgcaagttgtctcagaatatcaatctctacatcatactaaaaaaaaataactgaacaTCCCCTTAAATTGAGCTGTGAATTCTTCTATTATAggtgcaatatatagtgaatgtCTCTTCTACATAAAATGAACTTTCTGAATTTCCACACTGACTTGATGATTTTCTCAATGTGCAGGAAAACGACGAGGTTCTGGTGGCAGGATTTGGACGCGCTGGTCATGCCGTTGGTGACATTCCTGGTGTCCGATTCAAGGTGGTTAAAGTAGCCAATGTCTCAC
This region includes:
- the rps23.L gene encoding ribosomal protein S23 L homeolog; protein product: MGKCRGLRTARKLRNHRREQKWHDKQYKKANLGTALKANPFGGASHAKGIVLEKVGVEAKQPNSAIRKCVRVQLIKNGKKITAFVPNDGCLNFIEENDEVLVAGFGRAGHAVGDIPGVRFKVVKVANVSLLALYKGKKERPRS